Below is a window of Methylosinus sp. PW1 DNA.
GCGCGAGAGCCCAGTCCCGGAAGCGCCAATGACGGAAGCGTCGACGCCGCGCAATATTTTGCTCCTCGCCGGCGCGGGATTGCGCGCCTCGCTCACGGAGCAGCTCGCCCGCTATCCCGAATTCGCCGTCGCGCCAGCCGCCTCCGCGCAGGAGGCGACGCGCCTGCTGGACGAAGGCGGCTACGACATCATGCTCGCCGAGGCGGAGATCGGCGAGGCTTTCGCCCATGACGTCCGCGAGCGCTTCCATGGCGCGATCCTTCTCATCGGCGCGCCGAGCGTCCCCGGCGCTTGCGATTATATCGCGCGGCCGTTTCGTTTCGCCCATCTTCTCGCGCGGCTGCGGGCGCGGGAGGAGCGCGAGCCGCTCCTTGTCGCCATCGGCGCCTTCCGCTACCGGCCCGGCGCCTTCGAGCTGACCGACGCTGCGCAAAGGCGCCTGCCGCTCACCGAGAAGGAGGCCGAAATATTGACGCGGCTCGCCGCGGCGCGCGGCGCGGTGGTGACGAAAGACATGTTGCTGCGCGAGGTTTGGGGCTATCATCCCGCGGTGACGACGCGCACGCTGGAGACTCATGTCAGCCGGCTGCGCCGCAAGATCGAAACCGACCCCGCCGAGGCCCGCCTTCTTCTCACCGAAAAGAACGGCTATCGGCTGGTCTTCTCCCTCGCGCGCTGACCGCGCGGCGAGACGCCCCGAGGAAAGCAGCCGGGACATGGCTCTCGACGACGATATCGCCAATCTGAGGCGCATTCCCCTGTTCGAGGATTTCGAGGTCGAGGCGCTGCGCCTTCTGACCTTCAGCGCCGAGACGAAACTGCTGCGCGCCGGCGACGCGCTGTTCCGCCGCGGCGAGCCTTCCGACGGCGGCTATATTCTCACCAATGGCTCGATCGCGCTGGAGAAGCACGACGACGGACGCCCCGCCGACAAAGTGCTGCGGCCCTTCGCGCTGATCGGCGAGACCGCGCTGATCACCGAGACGACGCGCCCCGTCACGGCCATAGCGCGCGAGCCGGCGACAATCCTCAAAATCACCCGCGCGCTCTTCCTGCGCATATTGGAGGAATTCCCCACCACGGCGACGCGCGTGCGCGCCCGCGTCGCCACGCGCCTGACGCAGCTGGCGCAGGAGCTGAAATTCGAGGCCTGAGCCGGCCGCTGCGAAAAAAAATCTGTCTCGTGTGTCGTCGTAAGGAGGAGAAAATGCAAAATCCGTTGAAGTCCGGCGTTTTCGCCGCGATCGGCGTGACGATCTCCCTCGTTCTGCTGTCTCCGGCCGATGCGCTCGCCGGCGTCACCAGCGTCGCGAGCAAATCGGTCGTCGCGCCGCCGTCCGCAGTCGAGGCGGCGCATTACAGCAGCCGCCAGCATCGTCACTATGTGCGCTACGCGAATCATCGCCGGCCGATTCGCCGGCATCATGCGCTGCGCTACTACCGCTATGGCTATGATCCCGCGGCGGCAGTGATCACCTCGGCGGCCGCCGGCGTCATCGCCGCGGGAGCCTATTCGCCCTATTACGCCTATCCTTATGACTATGGATATGGATATGGCTACCGCTATCCCTCTTACGGCTATGGATGGGGCGGTGGGCCGGTCGTCTATGGCGGCGGCTGGGGCTATCGTCCGCGCTATTTCGGCGGCTGGGGCGGCGGCTACCATCGCGTCGGCGGATGGGGCGGCGGATTCGGTCACGGCGGCTTCGGCCATGGCGGCTTCGGTCATGGCGGCTTCGGTCATGGCGGATGGGGCGGCGGCGGCTTCCATCACGGCGGGTTTGGCGGCGGCTTCCATGGCGGCGGCTTCCATCATCGCTGACCGGCGACTTTGACGGCGAGGCGGCGACGTCTCGCCTTTTCGTTCGTTTTGTCGCATTCCCGGAACAGCCTCAGCCGCTATTCTCACAGCGATTCGACGAGGCTGGAGCCCGCGCCCGGCGGGACTGCGAGAGAGACGGACAAAATGGCGTCAGACCAGGAGAGCGACGCGCCCATCGTCGGACGCTTGGCCGAGCACGAGGCCCGCGCCGCCGTTCTCGCCGAGCTGCATGCGCGGCCTTTCCTGCCGATCACGCTGCCGCAGCGCGTCTATCATTTCGCCTTCGCCACCAATGAGGAGGAGGCGCGCGCCGACCGCGCCGCCCTCGCCGATCTCTGCCGCGCCCATATGCTGGTGCCGCGCCCCGGAGACGCCAAGTTCCAGCGCCTCTCGATCGGCGATTGGCGGCTGCGCTGGGAACAGCATACCGAATTCACCACCTACACTTGGTCGACGGACAAGGACTCCGGCGAGCCCTTCACCCATCCCGATCCCATCGGGACCGGCGAGATCGCCTTTCGCGCGCCCGGCCGGCTGATCGTCGCCACCCATCTCTGCGCGCTCGAGAGCGGCCATTCGCACGAGCCATTCGTGGGGCTGTTCAACTCGCAGAGCCTCTGCGTCATTCGCGCGGCCAAGGGCGCAGCCCATGTGATGACCGATTTCGCGGTCGATCCTTTCGGCTTCACGCGCCTTTTGGTGAAGGAGAGCGCCATTGGCGCGCTGGAGACCGGGCGGCTGATCCAGCGCGTGCTGGAGATCGAGACCTATCGGACGATGGCGCTGCTCGGCCTGCCGGAGGCGCGTAGCGCCGGGCCGGAGCTGCGCGCCATGGAGCGCGAAATCTCCGACATCACCCAGGCGCTGAGCCAGACGCAGGACATGCGCACCAGCCGCGATCTGCTGAAGCGTCTCAGCGATCTATTGGCGCAGAGCGAGGCGCTGTCGACGCGCACGGCCTTCCGCTTCGGCGCGAGCCGCGCGTACCACGCCATCGTCAAGAACCGCCTCAACCTCCTGCAGGAGGCGAAGGAGAGCCAATATACGACCATATCCGCCTTTTTCAGCGCGCGGCTCGATCCGGCGATCGAGACCTGCAACGCCTTTGAAACGAGGCAGGCGCGCCTCGCCCGGCAGGTGGAGCGCGCCACCGATCTGATGCGCACCGGCATCACCTTCGAGATGGAGCAGCAGAACCGCGATCTGCTCGACGATATGAATCGCCGCGCGCGGCTGCAGATGCGCCTGCAAAAGCTGGTCGGCGGCCTTTCCATCGCGGCGCTCAGCTATTATGTCGCCGGCCTCTCGCTCTATTTCTTCAAGGGCCTGAAGGACGCCGGCGCTCTGCCCTTCGGCTTTACCGGCGAGGAGGCGGCCGCGGCGGCCATGCCCTTCGTCATTCTCGGCGCCTGGTCCTTCTGGCAGCGCGTCAAGCGTCTCTCCGCCAAGGCGCAGGAAGAAG
It encodes the following:
- a CDS encoding response regulator transcription factor translates to MTEASTPRNILLLAGAGLRASLTEQLARYPEFAVAPAASAQEATRLLDEGGYDIMLAEAEIGEAFAHDVRERFHGAILLIGAPSVPGACDYIARPFRFAHLLARLRAREEREPLLVAIGAFRYRPGAFELTDAAQRRLPLTEKEAEILTRLAAARGAVVTKDMLLREVWGYHPAVTTRTLETHVSRLRRKIETDPAEARLLLTEKNGYRLVFSLAR
- a CDS encoding cyclic nucleotide-binding domain-containing protein; the encoded protein is MALDDDIANLRRIPLFEDFEVEALRLLTFSAETKLLRAGDALFRRGEPSDGGYILTNGSIALEKHDDGRPADKVLRPFALIGETALITETTRPVTAIAREPATILKITRALFLRILEEFPTTATRVRARVATRLTQLAQELKFEA
- a CDS encoding DUF3422 family protein produces the protein MASDQESDAPIVGRLAEHEARAAVLAELHARPFLPITLPQRVYHFAFATNEEEARADRAALADLCRAHMLVPRPGDAKFQRLSIGDWRLRWEQHTEFTTYTWSTDKDSGEPFTHPDPIGTGEIAFRAPGRLIVATHLCALESGHSHEPFVGLFNSQSLCVIRAAKGAAHVMTDFAVDPFGFTRLLVKESAIGALETGRLIQRVLEIETYRTMALLGLPEARSAGPELRAMEREISDITQALSQTQDMRTSRDLLKRLSDLLAQSEALSTRTAFRFGASRAYHAIVKNRLNLLQEAKESQYTTISAFFSARLDPAIETCNAFETRQARLARQVERATDLMRTGITFEMEQQNRDLLDDMNRRARLQMRLQKLVGGLSIAALSYYVAGLSLYFFKGLKDAGALPFGFTGEEAAAAAMPFVILGAWSFWQRVKRLSAKAQEEEKVS